The Chitinophagaceae bacterium genome window below encodes:
- the pyk gene encoding pyruvate kinase has translation MSKNISKYLHADMDKAAGVKHMSHRTKIVATVGPACDTYDKLLELVRAGVNVFRLNFSHGSHEDKSKIIELIRTINKTEPYNIAILGDLQGPKLRVGEMENGGIDVAEGDILTFTNEKLVGTKEKIYVSYPNLHKDVKVGNIILIDDGKLEVRVSGITRENDVKVEVTLGGRLSSKKGINLPDTKISLPALTDKDLVDLDFIIDQQLDWVALSFVRNVKDIIILRNKLDERKSKSKIIAKIEKPEAVANIRDIIIESDGIMVARGDLGVELPVEQVPLIQKDIIKKCIHRAKPVIVATQMMESMIDRVKPNRSEITDVANAVLEGADAVMLSGETATGNHPALVVETMVKIIEEVEKSSYYRYDREEDLKPQPHSPSFLSDAICYNACEIAKDVNAHALIGMTQSGYTGFMLSSFRPKAPLYIFTKERALVNQLTLSWGVRAFYYSEEISVDDIINDQIAVLKERGFLSTGDIVVNTGSTPVHLHLPTNLIKITIVD, from the coding sequence ATGTCTAAAAATATTTCAAAGTATCTTCATGCAGATATGGACAAAGCAGCAGGTGTAAAACATATGAGTCATCGTACAAAAATCGTTGCAACAGTAGGCCCCGCCTGCGACACTTACGATAAGTTACTGGAACTGGTGAGAGCCGGTGTAAACGTATTCCGTTTAAACTTTTCACACGGAAGTCATGAAGACAAATCGAAGATCATTGAACTGATCCGCACCATCAATAAAACAGAACCATACAATATTGCCATCCTTGGTGATTTACAGGGACCGAAGCTGAGAGTGGGTGAAATGGAAAATGGAGGCATTGACGTTGCCGAAGGCGATATTCTTACGTTCACCAATGAAAAATTAGTTGGAACAAAAGAAAAAATTTATGTTTCTTATCCCAACCTGCACAAGGATGTAAAAGTGGGCAATATCATTTTGATAGATGATGGTAAACTTGAAGTTAGAGTATCGGGCATTACCCGTGAAAACGATGTAAAAGTTGAAGTAACATTAGGTGGCAGACTTTCTTCTAAAAAAGGAATCAATCTTCCTGATACAAAAATTTCTTTACCTGCATTAACAGATAAGGATCTTGTTGATCTTGATTTCATCATTGATCAGCAGCTCGATTGGGTGGCACTATCGTTTGTAAGAAATGTAAAAGACATCATCATCCTGCGTAATAAACTGGATGAGCGCAAGAGCAAGAGCAAGATCATTGCCAAGATTGAGAAACCAGAAGCGGTTGCCAATATCCGTGATATCATTATTGAAAGTGATGGCATCATGGTTGCCCGTGGTGATCTGGGTGTTGAACTTCCTGTTGAACAGGTGCCGTTGATTCAGAAAGACATCATCAAAAAATGTATTCACCGTGCCAAGCCTGTGATTGTGGCCACACAGATGATGGAAAGTATGATCGACCGTGTAAAACCCAACAGAAGTGAAATCACCGACGTTGCCAATGCGGTACTGGAAGGTGCTGATGCGGTGATGCTGAGTGGCGAAACTGCTACAGGTAATCATCCCGCACTTGTTGTTGAAACCATGGTTAAGATCATTGAAGAAGTGGAAAAAAGCAGCTATTACCGTTACGACCGTGAAGAAGATTTAAAACCACAACCTCATTCACCATCATTTCTGAGTGATGCGATTTGTTATAATGCCTGCGAAATTGCGAAAGATGTAAATGCACATGCATTAATTGGTATGACCCAAAGCGGATACACCGGTTTTATGCTCAGCAGTTTCAGACCAAAGGCTCCACTGTATATATTCACCAAAGAAAGAGCATTAGTAAACCAGTTAACACTTAGCTGGGGTGTTCGTGCATTCTATTATTCAGAAGAGATTAGCGTGGATGACATCATCAATGATCAGATCGCAGTACTGAAGGAGCGTGGCTTTTTGAGTACAGGAGATATTGTAGTGAATACAGGCAGTACGCCGGTTCACCTGCATCTTCCAACCAACCTGATTAAGATTACAATTGTAGATTAA
- the pfkA gene encoding 6-phosphofructokinase, giving the protein MSKKVTKIGVLTSGGDAPGMNAAIRAVVRTGLYHNMEVFGIMRGYQGMIDDDIVPMHSRSVANIIQRGGTILKTARSKDFYEPEGRKKAYSNLKKHGIDGLVIIGGDGSFRGAQRFSNEYDIPCIGLPGTIDKDIAGSDFTIGFDTAVNTAVEAIDKIRDTADAHDRLFIIEVMGRDAGYIALHSGIATGAEHILIPETKTDIELVVDSLEEKERRHKLVNMIVVAEGDETGGGNEVAAIIRSRMPHLDTRVCILGHIQRGGSPSCIDRVIASRLGYAAVDALIEGRHNTMIGIMNNKLHFTPLDKAVKAKQRVSDEWMKIVKILAS; this is encoded by the coding sequence ATGAGTAAAAAAGTTACAAAGATTGGCGTTCTCACTTCGGGCGGAGATGCTCCCGGTATGAATGCAGCCATCAGAGCAGTAGTCCGTACAGGTTTATATCATAACATGGAAGTATTCGGAATCATGCGTGGATACCAGGGCATGATAGATGATGATATTGTACCCATGCACAGCCGCAGTGTGGCCAACATTATACAGCGTGGCGGCACTATTTTGAAGACAGCAAGAAGTAAAGATTTCTACGAGCCCGAAGGGAGGAAAAAAGCTTACAGCAATTTAAAGAAACACGGAATTGATGGGTTGGTAATTATCGGGGGCGATGGCAGCTTCCGTGGTGCCCAGAGATTTTCCAACGAATACGATATCCCCTGTATCGGTTTACCCGGAACAATTGATAAGGATATTGCCGGTTCTGATTTTACCATTGGATTTGATACAGCGGTGAATACGGCTGTTGAGGCCATCGATAAAATTCGTGATACAGCCGATGCCCATGACCGTTTATTCATTATTGAAGTAATGGGTCGTGATGCTGGGTACATTGCCCTGCACAGTGGTATTGCAACAGGTGCCGAACACATTTTAATTCCTGAAACAAAAACAGATATTGAATTAGTGGTTGATTCACTTGAAGAAAAAGAACGCCGTCATAAATTAGTGAACATGATTGTGGTGGCAGAAGGTGATGAAACAGGTGGTGGCAATGAAGTGGCAGCAATTATCAGAAGCAGGATGCCGCACCTCGATACCCGTGTTTGTATCCTGGGGCATATTCAGCGTGGTGGTTCTCCTTCCTGTATTGACCGTGTAATTGCCAGCAGACTTGGTTATGCTGCTGTTGATGCATTGATTGAAGGCAGGCATAACACTATGATTGGTATCATGAATAACAAACTTCATTTCACCCCTCTTGATAAAGCGGTAAAAGCAAAACAAAGGGTTAGTGATGAGTGGATGAAAATTGTGAAGATCCTTGCGAGCTAA
- a CDS encoding S9 family peptidase, protein MKSIAFCLITGCFSVQLTAQIVYPVTKKGAVTDNYHGTSLADPYRWLEDDNSEETKTWVTAENKVTFDYLNKIPFREKVKARLSEMWNYPRIGSPSKEGDWYYFSKNDGLQNQSILYRQKGLTGAAEVFLDPNKLSADGTAALGGTIFSKNSKYLAYLVAQSGSDWQEIYVMDVATKKLLTDKIQWVKFSGASWKGDEGFYYSRYPEPDEKSKLSKQNQFHAVYYHKMGAPQSEDVLVFEDKAHPLRNVGAGLTEDNRFLILSTSEGTSGNEVWVKDLKNNQKEFSLLVPGFKTEPSVIENVGDKLLLLTNDGAPNYKVILIDPKNPTAIAPQVIIPEQKEVLQSVNTGGGYLFCSYLKDASTKVYQYTLEGKLVREIKLPGIGTAGGFGGKKEDKEFFYTYTSYNSPATIYRYNIATGASTLFRKTETKFKNEEYETKQVFFTSKDGTKVPMFLTYKKGMKLDGTNPVLLYGYGGFNIPSTPGFSISNAFWMEQGGIYAVVNLRGGNEFGEAWHKAGMLENKQNVFDDFIGAAEFLVANNYTNKGKIAIRGGSNGGLLVGACMTQRPDLFKVALPAVGVMDMLRYHLFTIGWAWAVEYGRSDNPEHFKFLIKYSPLHNFKDGTSYPATLVTTADHDDRVVPAHSFKFAARLQEAHKGDNPVLIRIETKAGHGAGKPTSKQIEEAADIWSFVMYNMGMEMK, encoded by the coding sequence ATGAAGTCAATTGCTTTTTGTTTAATCACAGGCTGTTTTTCAGTACAGCTGACTGCTCAAATCGTTTATCCTGTTACAAAAAAGGGGGCAGTAACTGACAATTATCATGGTACCAGCCTCGCCGATCCTTACCGCTGGCTGGAGGACGATAACAGTGAGGAAACGAAGACATGGGTAACGGCTGAAAATAAGGTGACTTTTGATTACCTGAATAAAATTCCGTTTCGTGAAAAAGTGAAAGCAAGATTGAGTGAAATGTGGAATTATCCCCGTATCGGTTCCCCTTCGAAAGAGGGCGACTGGTATTATTTCAGCAAAAATGATGGGTTGCAGAACCAGAGTATCCTATATCGCCAAAAAGGATTGACCGGAGCAGCAGAAGTGTTTCTTGATCCCAATAAATTATCAGCAGATGGTACAGCAGCTTTGGGCGGTACCATTTTTTCAAAAAACAGTAAATACCTGGCTTATTTAGTTGCACAGAGCGGCAGCGACTGGCAGGAAATTTATGTAATGGATGTGGCGACAAAAAAACTATTGACGGATAAAATTCAGTGGGTGAAATTCAGCGGTGCAAGCTGGAAAGGTGATGAAGGTTTTTATTACAGCCGCTATCCCGAACCCGATGAAAAAAGCAAGCTCAGCAAACAGAACCAGTTTCATGCAGTGTATTATCACAAAATGGGAGCGCCGCAAAGTGAAGATGTGCTGGTATTTGAAGATAAAGCCCATCCCTTACGTAATGTTGGTGCAGGATTAACAGAAGATAATCGTTTCTTAATACTGAGTACAAGCGAAGGAACAAGCGGTAATGAAGTTTGGGTGAAAGATTTAAAGAATAATCAGAAAGAATTTTCCCTGCTGGTCCCCGGTTTTAAAACAGAACCTTCTGTGATTGAAAATGTGGGCGATAAATTACTGCTGCTCACAAATGACGGTGCTCCTAACTATAAAGTGATTTTAATTGATCCAAAGAATCCAACTGCAATCGCACCGCAGGTGATAATACCTGAACAGAAAGAAGTGTTGCAGAGTGTAAACACTGGTGGCGGTTATTTATTCTGTTCTTACCTCAAAGATGCTTCAACAAAAGTATATCAATACACATTGGAAGGAAAGCTTGTTCGTGAAATTAAACTGCCGGGAATTGGAACAGCAGGTGGTTTTGGAGGAAAGAAGGAAGACAAAGAATTTTTCTATACCTATACTTCTTATAATTCTCCGGCAACCATTTACCGTTACAATATAGCAACAGGAGCATCAACCCTGTTTCGCAAAACAGAAACGAAATTTAAAAATGAAGAATACGAAACCAAACAGGTATTTTTTACCAGCAAGGATGGTACAAAAGTGCCGATGTTTTTGACGTATAAAAAAGGAATGAAGCTCGATGGAACCAATCCTGTATTGCTGTATGGTTATGGTGGTTTCAATATTCCATCTACTCCCGGTTTCAGTATCAGCAATGCATTCTGGATGGAGCAGGGAGGTATTTATGCTGTTGTAAATCTTCGTGGAGGAAATGAATTTGGGGAAGCATGGCATAAAGCAGGGATGCTTGAAAACAAACAAAATGTGTTTGATGATTTTATAGGAGCAGCTGAATTCCTGGTAGCAAATAATTATACCAACAAAGGGAAGATTGCTATCCGTGGCGGATCAAATGGCGGTTTGCTGGTTGGCGCATGCATGACACAGCGTCCCGATCTGTTTAAAGTTGCATTGCCGGCAGTTGGTGTTATGGATATGCTGCGTTATCATCTCTTCACTATCGGTTGGGCATGGGCGGTAGAATATGGCCGCAGTGATAATCCGGAGCATTTTAAATTTCTCATCAAGTATTCACCACTGCATAATTTCAAAGATGGTACATCTTATCCCGCAACTTTAGTTACAACTGCAGATCATGACGACAGGGTAGTACCGGCACACTCATTTAAATTTGCTGCAAGATTACAGGAAGCACATAAGGGCGATAATCCTGTATTGATCCGTATTGAAACAAAAGCAGGTCATGGCGCAGGAAAGCCCACCAGCAAACAGATTGAAGAAGCTGCTGATATCTGGAGCTTTGTGATGTACAACATGGGAATGGAAATGAAGTAA
- a CDS encoding NAD(P)-dependent oxidoreductase, with the protein MKVFVTGANGLLGQHLIRQLVNEGKFTIHASGKGPSRLAYGPGNGVTYHQLDITDFKRSQALVEKISPHIIIHAAALTQPNECEADKTNCWKTNVGATRTLLKAAQKTKSYFIYVSTDFVFDGLEGPYDEHATPNPVNDYGESKLLAEEMVEMSGLHWAIVRTVLVYGGKVPGGRPNFIQWVKEKLTAGEKIKVVDDQLRTPTYVEDLAKGIILVLMKHAKGLYHISGREMCSPYQLAVLVANTLGIDSSLIEKVTAETFKEPARRPLKTGFIITKAVKELGYVPVKLEEGVKRVLELG; encoded by the coding sequence ATGAAAGTTTTTGTTACAGGTGCAAATGGATTATTAGGCCAGCACCTTATCCGCCAATTGGTGAATGAAGGAAAGTTTACCATTCATGCAAGTGGCAAAGGACCCAGCAGGCTGGCTTATGGACCGGGCAATGGAGTTACTTATCACCAGCTTGATATTACTGATTTTAAACGTTCGCAGGCGCTGGTTGAAAAAATTTCACCACACATTATTATTCATGCGGCTGCTTTAACACAGCCCAATGAATGTGAAGCTGATAAAACCAATTGCTGGAAAACAAATGTGGGAGCAACAAGAACATTGCTGAAGGCGGCACAAAAAACAAAATCCTATTTTATTTATGTGAGTACGGATTTTGTGTTTGATGGATTGGAAGGGCCATATGATGAACATGCCACACCCAATCCTGTGAATGATTATGGTGAAAGTAAATTACTGGCCGAAGAAATGGTAGAAATGAGCGGACTCCATTGGGCAATTGTAAGAACAGTGCTGGTGTATGGTGGTAAAGTTCCCGGTGGGCGACCCAATTTTATTCAATGGGTGAAAGAAAAATTAACTGCAGGAGAAAAGATAAAAGTGGTGGATGATCAGTTACGCACACCAACTTATGTGGAAGACCTGGCGAAGGGAATTATTCTTGTACTGATGAAGCATGCCAAAGGACTTTATCATATTTCCGGAAGAGAAATGTGTTCGCCTTACCAGCTTGCTGTTTTGGTTGCAAATACGCTGGGCATTGATTCTTCATTAATTGAAAAAGTAACGGCTGAAACATTTAAAGAACCTGCCCGCCGTCCGTTGAAGACAGGATTCATCATTACAAAAGCAGTAAAAGAATTAGGTTATGTTCCGGTAAAACTGGAAGAAGGAGTGAAGAGAGTCCTTGAGTTAGGTTAG
- a CDS encoding CHAD domain-containing protein codes for MNLLKEFALKQTDAAVHLLDEYVKTNDGEALHQLRVSIKKIRSVLRYFENQQLHEKKIKQLKKQLRHVFQSAGFIRETQLQIQWLKRNRYRILLNESLLETDVSFYEQVFLDEAGKSRKILESIRKELNKFCKDADELSVFNYAEQLKQRIFFS; via the coding sequence ATGAACCTCCTCAAAGAATTTGCGCTTAAACAAACAGATGCTGCTGTTCATTTGCTGGATGAATATGTAAAAACGAATGACGGTGAAGCATTGCATCAGCTGAGGGTAAGTATAAAAAAAATAAGATCAGTTCTCCGCTATTTTGAAAACCAGCAGCTGCATGAAAAGAAAATAAAGCAATTGAAAAAACAGTTGCGGCATGTTTTTCAGTCTGCAGGATTTATAAGGGAAACTCAGTTACAAATTCAATGGTTAAAACGAAACCGATACCGCATTCTTTTAAATGAATCTTTACTTGAAACTGATGTTAGCTTTTATGAACAGGTTTTCCTGGATGAAGCAGGTAAGAGCAGGAAAATATTGGAGAGCATCAGAAAGGAACTAAACAAATTTTGTAAAGATGCAGATGAACTATCTGTATTCAATTATGCTGAACAGTTAAAGCAGAGAATCTTTTTCAGTTGA
- a CDS encoding CHAD domain-containing protein, translated as MSGWHELRKIIKQLLYAQNWLSESEKIKLLPVKQTAFLDQLQEAIGNWHDAEDLKTWLSDEQFFLRTESNIKSQFNRCWQTQLKEIADKEGIIRKLLIKSPAV; from the coding sequence ATGTCCGGGTGGCATGAGCTGCGAAAAATCATCAAGCAATTGCTGTATGCACAAAACTGGCTTAGCGAAAGTGAAAAAATAAAACTCCTTCCAGTAAAACAGACTGCATTCCTCGATCAGTTACAGGAAGCAATTGGCAACTGGCATGATGCTGAAGATTTAAAAACATGGCTGAGTGATGAGCAATTCTTTCTGCGTACTGAATCAAATATTAAATCGCAGTTTAACCGTTGCTGGCAGACTCAGTTAAAAGAAATTGCTGATAAGGAAGGAATAATAAGAAAGCTCTTAATAAAAAGCCCGGCAGTATAG
- a CDS encoding amidinotransferase, translating into MQTTSHLLMIKPVAFDFNAETAVNNAFQQQGSNDQAQEKAEAEFDGFVQKLSDAGIDVTVVQDTPIPHTPDSIFPNNWISFHHDGSIVLYPMFAENRRAERKQNVFDTIQKKFSIKHTIDFTEREHQNRFLEGTGSMVLDRDNRIAYACISPRTEKTLFEEWCVQLGYKPCSFHSVDENGGEIYHTNVMMCVADQYVVICLDSIPNTAERNMVTYTIEKSGKEIIDISYSQMNHFAGNMLQVKNKKGEKIVVMSSQAYKSLTKEQVNEIESYNRIIHSDLTTIETNGGGSARCMMAEIFLPAKN; encoded by the coding sequence ATGCAAACAACATCACATTTATTAATGATAAAGCCGGTGGCATTTGACTTCAATGCCGAAACAGCAGTGAACAATGCATTTCAGCAACAGGGAAGTAATGACCAGGCACAGGAAAAAGCAGAGGCAGAGTTTGACGGGTTTGTACAGAAGCTATCTGATGCAGGAATTGATGTAACAGTTGTGCAGGATACGCCAATACCTCATACACCCGACAGTATCTTTCCGAACAACTGGATCAGTTTTCATCACGATGGAAGCATTGTACTCTATCCCATGTTTGCAGAAAACAGGAGAGCAGAACGGAAACAGAATGTATTTGACACTATTCAGAAAAAATTTTCTATTAAACATACCATTGATTTTACAGAAAGGGAACATCAGAACCGTTTTTTAGAAGGTACGGGCAGTATGGTGTTAGACAGAGACAACCGGATTGCTTACGCCTGCATTTCTCCAAGAACAGAAAAAACATTGTTTGAAGAATGGTGTGTGCAGTTAGGTTATAAACCCTGCTCCTTTCACAGTGTGGATGAAAATGGCGGCGAAATTTATCATACCAATGTAATGATGTGTGTAGCCGATCAGTATGTTGTAATTTGTTTAGACAGCATCCCTAATACAGCTGAAAGAAACATGGTTACGTATACCATTGAAAAAAGCGGGAAAGAGATCATTGATATTTCTTACAGCCAGATGAATCATTTTGCAGGAAATATGCTGCAGGTAAAAAATAAAAAAGGTGAAAAGATAGTAGTGATGAGCAGCCAGGCATATAAATCACTGACCAAAGAGCAGGTAAATGAAATTGAATCGTATAACCGCATCATTCATTCTGATCTTACAACCATTGAAACCAATGGAGGCGGAAGTGCAAGATGTATGATGGCAGAAATTTTTCTGCCTGCAAAAAATTAA
- a CDS encoding amidinotransferase, giving the protein MAQHNYYVENELGRLRKLLIHSPDGGIGKIIPGTFADNLYDDIVHLKSMQKEYNHYVKLLLYFLDREKVNYINSYQQKSEPEKKSWCYIPGKEEYFNSDKVLDTQQLLAEIISDEKVKLRLISAICSYEESSFAIQQRLEAINDPALLAKVFITGILPAEENGTGEDMFIFPPVPNFIFTRDIGIMVKGHILLSRMATVARRRESLLTKFLSLYYFFKNEPEKIMEIIEESDFFLYEEEERKHRIISIEGGDVMMIHPKHFVIGCSIRTSSSAVNEIIHSFFSRPELGIEKISVVKIPKNRAQMHIDTIFTQVKRNVWVLYGRFSEKILRAEHISRHSYSNKLAHNPRQLEMEQVEILQFYKPANEPYVKTRNYSVNKNLPGIESLIRQISKEDFGINPDDVKIIYSGGNVFPHDEREQWTDSCNVVALKEGVVIGYDRNDHTAEAFRAAGFDVMTTTEAFEKFEKGVDPDSIENTLILLPSAELSRARGGSHCMSMPLLREKL; this is encoded by the coding sequence ATGGCGCAACATAATTATTACGTAGAAAATGAATTAGGACGATTACGAAAACTTTTAATCCACAGCCCCGATGGTGGCATTGGCAAAATCATTCCCGGCACTTTTGCTGATAATCTTTATGATGACATTGTGCATCTGAAAAGTATGCAGAAAGAATACAATCACTATGTGAAACTGTTATTGTATTTCCTGGACCGTGAAAAAGTAAACTATATCAACAGCTATCAGCAAAAATCTGAACCCGAAAAAAAATCATGGTGCTATATACCGGGCAAGGAAGAATATTTCAACAGCGATAAAGTGCTTGATACCCAACAGTTGCTCGCAGAAATCATCAGTGATGAAAAAGTAAAACTCCGTTTAATTTCTGCCATCTGTTCATACGAAGAATCCAGCTTTGCTATTCAGCAACGGTTAGAAGCCATCAATGATCCTGCATTGCTGGCCAAGGTTTTTATCACCGGCATTTTACCTGCAGAAGAAAATGGTACAGGTGAAGACATGTTTATCTTCCCTCCTGTTCCCAACTTCATTTTTACCCGTGATATTGGTATTATGGTAAAAGGTCATATTCTGCTGAGCCGTATGGCAACGGTAGCAAGAAGAAGGGAATCACTGCTCACCAAATTCTTATCGCTCTATTATTTTTTCAAAAATGAACCGGAAAAAATTATGGAGATTATTGAAGAAAGCGATTTCTTTCTGTATGAAGAAGAAGAACGCAAACACCGTATCATCAGTATTGAAGGTGGTGATGTAATGATGATTCATCCCAAACATTTTGTGATTGGTTGCAGTATCCGTACCAGCAGCAGTGCAGTAAATGAAATCATTCATTCTTTCTTCAGCCGCCCTGAACTGGGCATTGAAAAAATATCTGTTGTAAAAATTCCAAAGAACCGTGCACAGATGCATATTGATACCATCTTCACACAGGTAAAACGGAATGTATGGGTGCTGTACGGACGTTTCTCTGAAAAAATATTAAGAGCAGAACATATCAGTCGGCATAGTTACAGCAATAAGTTGGCACATAATCCACGACAGCTGGAAATGGAACAGGTGGAAATCCTTCAGTTTTACAAACCTGCCAATGAACCATATGTAAAAACAAGGAACTACAGTGTCAACAAAAATCTTCCGGGCATTGAATCATTGATCCGGCAGATCAGTAAAGAAGATTTTGGAATAAATCCTGACGATGTAAAAATCATTTACAGTGGTGGCAATGTTTTTCCGCACGACGAAAGAGAACAGTGGACCGACAGTTGTAATGTAGTAGCTTTGAAAGAAGGAGTTGTAATTGGTTACGACAGGAATGATCATACAGCCGAAGCATTCAGGGCTGCTGGCTTTGATGTAATGACTACCACAGAAGCATTTGAAAAATTCGAAAAAGGAGTTGACCCCGACAGTATTGAAAACACATTGATCCTCTTACCATCAGCAGAGCTGTCAAGAGCAAGAGGCGGAAGTCATTGTATGAGTATGCCGTTATTAAGAGAAAAGTTATAA
- a CDS encoding rRNA pseudouridine synthase → MSQPPHRYFIINKPYDMVSQFVSSHEVKLLGDLDFEFPEGIHAIGRLDNHSEGLLILTTNKKVTRLLFSSEKKHKRTYLVMVKNIVTEELLQQLRTGVTIPVKDGEPYIAVPDSIEIVTDVTDHYIHMDDFRQQYPHTWMLMTLTEGKFHQVRKMCLAINRRCLRLIRISIEELKLGDLKPGCVKELNEQEFFELIDVDYPAKT, encoded by the coding sequence ATGTCACAGCCCCCCCACCGCTACTTCATCATCAACAAACCATACGATATGGTTTCGCAGTTTGTCAGTTCACATGAAGTGAAGCTGCTGGGTGATCTTGATTTTGAATTTCCTGAAGGAATCCATGCCATTGGTCGCCTGGATAATCATTCAGAAGGTTTACTCATTTTAACCACAAATAAAAAAGTAACAAGGCTATTATTTTCATCCGAAAAAAAACACAAACGTACATACCTCGTAATGGTAAAAAATATTGTTACAGAAGAACTGCTGCAGCAATTAAGAACCGGTGTTACCATTCCGGTAAAAGATGGTGAACCCTATATTGCTGTTCCTGATTCCATTGAAATTGTTACGGATGTAACCGATCATTATATTCATATGGATGATTTCAGGCAGCAGTACCCGCATACATGGATGCTGATGACTTTAACAGAAGGCAAGTTTCACCAGGTACGAAAAATGTGTCTGGCCATTAACCGCCGTTGTCTGCGGTTGATCAGGATTTCCATTGAAGAATTAAAACTGGGTGATTTAAAACCCGGCTGCGTGAAAGAGTTGAATGAACAGGAGTTTTTTGAGTTGATTGATGTGGATTACCCTGCAAAAACGTAG
- the coaD gene encoding pantetheine-phosphate adenylyltransferase, giving the protein MQRICLFPGTFDPITVGHLDIIYRSLDLFDKVIIGIGRNSGKLPMFSEEQRVEWINQIFKDDPRVDSIVYDGLTVDCCKRVNAKFILRGIRYVNDFEYEKAIADMNRSLDGDIETIFLTCLPQYTSVASTLVRDVIRNGGDASAFLPEVVNKTVSK; this is encoded by the coding sequence ATGCAACGCATTTGTCTGTTCCCCGGGACTTTCGATCCCATAACGGTTGGCCATCTCGATATTATTTACCGTTCATTAGATCTGTTTGATAAAGTAATTATCGGTATTGGCCGAAATTCAGGGAAACTGCCCATGTTCAGCGAAGAACAAAGGGTGGAATGGATCAACCAGATATTTAAAGATGATCCAAGAGTTGACTCTATCGTGTATGACGGATTAACGGTTGATTGCTGCAAAAGAGTCAATGCAAAATTTATTCTGCGTGGCATCCGTTATGTGAACGACTTTGAATATGAAAAAGCCATTGCCGATATGAACCGCAGTCTCGACGGCGATATTGAAACAATCTTTCTTACCTGTTTGCCTCAATATACTTCTGTTGCTTCTACACTTGTTCGTGATGTAATCAGGAACGGTGGTGATGCATCTGCTTTCTTACCGGAAGTTGTGAATAAAACCGTTTCAAAATAA
- a CDS encoding hotdog fold thioesterase — protein sequence MSSIWFKKDLSLTNFTNFGKTTMSEYIGISFSELGNDYLKATMPVDHRTKQPYGLLHGGASCVLAETLGSIASAMVIDQDKFICVGLEINANHIRSARSGIVTGITKPIHIGTSTHVWDIKIYDEREKLVCVSRLTVAILKKPEKEHA from the coding sequence ATGTCTTCCATCTGGTTCAAAAAAGATTTGTCACTTACCAATTTTACAAACTTTGGTAAAACAACCATGAGTGAATACATTGGAATTTCTTTTTCAGAACTGGGAAATGATTACTTAAAAGCAACCATGCCTGTTGATCACCGTACCAAACAGCCTTATGGTTTATTGCATGGCGGTGCCAGTTGTGTATTGGCAGAAACGCTGGGCAGCATTGCTTCAGCTATGGTGATCGATCAGGATAAATTTATCTGTGTAGGTTTGGAGATTAATGCCAATCATATCCGTTCTGCAAGAAGTGGAATTGTTACCGGTATTACCAAACCCATTCATATTGGCACCAGCACACATGTATGGGATATTAAAATTTATGACGAAAGAGAGAAACTGGTTTGTGTAAGCAGGTTAACCGTGGCAATATTGAAGAAGCCGGAAAAAGAACATGCTTAA
- a CDS encoding type II toxin-antitoxin system RelE/ParE family toxin translates to MAYQIIIKKRFANKVLKVLTYLEKEWSKKVAEEFLIKVDKRLLLLKKQPFVGSLSSKVENVRGVLITRHNRMYYKIKSKTVIVLNMYDTRINPKKNPY, encoded by the coding sequence ATGGCGTACCAAATCATAATCAAAAAAAGGTTCGCCAATAAAGTGTTGAAAGTGTTGACTTATCTTGAAAAGGAATGGTCTAAGAAAGTTGCAGAAGAATTTCTGATTAAAGTTGACAAGCGTCTTCTTTTGTTGAAAAAACAACCTTTTGTCGGTTCGCTATCTTCAAAAGTAGAAAATGTAAGGGGCGTTTTAATTACCAGGCACAACAGGATGTACTACAAAATAAAAAGCAAGACCGTTATTGTCCTGAATATGTACGACACGAGAATAAATCCAAAAAAGAATCCTTATTAA